The following proteins come from a genomic window of Lolium rigidum isolate FL_2022 chromosome 5, APGP_CSIRO_Lrig_0.1, whole genome shotgun sequence:
- the LOC124653760 gene encoding probable histone H2AXb → MSSAGGRGKAKGSKSTTRSSKAGLQFPVGRIARYLKIGKYAQRVGAGAPVYLSAVLEYLAAEVLELAGNAARDNKKTRIVPRHIQLAVRNDEELSKLLGAVTIAAGGVLPNIHTTLLPKKAGKAKGDIGSASQEF, encoded by the exons ATGAGTTCCGCCGGCGGCAGGGGCAAGGCGAAGGGCTCCAAGTCCACCACGCGGTCGTCCAAGGCcggcctccagttccccgtcggccgcATCGCCAGGTACCTCAAGATCGGCAAGTACGCGCAGCGCGTCGGCGCCGGCGCccccgtctacctctccgccgtCCTCGAGTACCTCGCCGCCGAG GTCCTTGAGCTCGCCGGCAACGCCGCGCGCGACAACAAGAAGACCCGCATCGTGCCGCGCCACATCCAGCTGGCCGTCCGCAACGACGAGGAGCTCAGCAAGCTGCTCGGCGCCGTCACCATCGCCGCTGGCGGCGTCCTGCCCAACATCCACACCACGCTGCTCCCCAAGAAGGCCGGCAAGGCAAAGGGCgacatcggatctgcttcccagGAGTTCTAG